The genomic segment AGGAAAAAAGGGTAGAAGACAATCTGCAGGTGGATACTTCAAGAAACGACTTGCAGACAGAGAAGGTAGAAAGTAAAAAGAAGGTGTTGCCCATTGCTTGGGTACCCACGTTGTATTTTGCCATGGGAATGCCCTTCGTGGTGCTGAACATGGTGTGTGCGCTGATGTATAAGGGCATGGGTGTTTCCGATACGCAGATAGCTTTCTGGACATCACTCATCATGCTGCCGTGGACGTTGAAACCGTTGTGGAGTCCGTTTCTTGAAATCTATAAGACGAAAAAGTTTTTCGTCGTTCTGACACAAGTTCTTTCCGGTGTGATGTTTGCCTTGGTTGCCATGGCGCTCCATCTGCCCGACTTCTTCGTCATCACGATAGCGCTGTTGGCGGTTGTGGCTATCAGCGGTGCCACTCACGATATTGCAGCAGACGGAACCTACATGTCAGTCCTCTCGAAGGATGAGCAGGCGCGATGGATAGGGTGGCAAGGGGCTTTTTATAACATAGCGAAGATTGCGGCTACGGGCGGACTTGTCTATCTCGCAGGTGTGTTGAAAGACATGGTGGGAGTCACCAAGTCGTGGATGATTGTCATGTTGGCGATAGGCATTCTCATGATTATCCTGGGCGTTTACCATTATTCCATGCTGCCGCAAGACAGGCAGGCAGTGAGCAAGAAGCGCGGACTGGCAGAGACATGGCATGAGTTGTGGCGCGTGCTTACAGAGTTCTTCAAGAAGAAACACATTGTCTATTATATATTCTTCATCATTCTCTATCGCTTTGCCGAGGGATTTGTCATGAAGATTGTGCCGTTGTTCCTCAAAGCCCCTCGTGCCGAGCAAGGGTTGGGCTTGACAGAACAGCAGATAGGCTTGTGCTACGGCACGTTCGGAGCAGCTGCTTTCGTGCTCGGTTCCATCCTGGCAGGATATTATATAGCCCATCGGGGACTTCAGAAGTCGCTCTTTTCGTTGGCAGTCGTCTTCAATTTGCCGTTCGTGGCTTATACCCTTTTGGCTATCTATCAGCCCGAGAGTCTTTGGTTGATAGGCAGCGGTATTGTCATAGAGTATTTTGGCTATGGCTTCGGCTTCGTAGGGCTTACTCTTTTCATGATGCAGCAGATAGCTCCGGGCGAGCACCAGATGTCGCATTATGCCTTTGCGAGCGGCATCATGAACCTTGGCGTCATGCTTCCCGGCATGATGAGTGGTGCCATCAGCGATTGGCTTGGCTACAAGATGTTTTTCGTCTTCGTACTCTTCTGCACCATTCCCGCCCTTCTCATCACATGGTTTGTACCTTTTACGTATTCAGATAACAAAAACATAACAGAAAAATGAGCAACTTAAAGATTCAGGGGCAGCCATTGCCCAATATGCCGTGGGAAGAGCGCCCGGCAGATTGCAAGAACGTGATGTGGCGTTATTCCAAGAACCCCATCATTCCGCGCGATTTACTCGCTACATCGAACAGTATTTTCAACAGCGCCGTCGTTCCCTTCAAAGACGGCTATGCCGGTGTGTTCCGTTGCGACGATACCAACCGCCGCATGACCCTTCATGCAGGTTTCAGCAAGAACGGCATCGACTGGAAAATCAACGAGGAGACGATACGTTTCGAGTGCGATATCGAAGGCGTGAAGGAGTGGGTATATGGCTACGACCCGCGCGTCTGTTTCATCGACGACCGCTATTACGTCACGTGGTGCAACGGCTACCACGGTCCTACGATTGGCGTAGCGTGGACCTTCGACTTCGAGACGTTCCATCAGGTGGAAAACGCCTTCCTGCCTTACAATCGCAACGGCGTGATGTTCCCCAGGAAAATCAACGGCAACTTTGCCATGCTCAGCCGTCCGAGCGATACGGGGCATACTCCTTTTGGCGACATCTTCTATAGCGAGTCGCCCGACTTGGAGTTTTGGGGTCGCCACCGCCACGTCATGTCGCCCGCACCCTTCGAAGTGAGCGCATGGCAATGTATGAAAATCGGTGCCGGTTCCATACCTATCGAGACCTCTGAGGGCTGGCTGATGTTCTATCATGGCGTTCTCCGCTCCTGCAACGGCTACGTCTATGCCTTCGGTTCGGCGTTGCTCGACTTGGAAAAACCGTGGATAGCCACTCATCGTTCAGGACCTTACCTGATTTCTCCGCAGACGCCATACGAATGTATGGGCGACGTGCCGAACGTATGCTTCCCGTGTGCAGCCCTTCACGACCCCGAGACCGACAGGGTGGCAGTCTATTACGGCTGTGCCGACACGGTTACGTCATTGGCTTTCGGCCGCATTTCCGAAATCGTAGCGTTCACCAAGCGCACAAGCATCATCTAATAACATAGCCGCTCCGCCACAGGATGATACAAGAACTGCAGGTGCGCCTGCTGCCACAACAAGCCGCTTCCGGGCAGACCATCCGCGAATACGTCGCCCGGGAGAAAGGCATCGATGCCCGCACAATCACCTCCGTCAGAGTGCTGAAGCGGTCGGTCGATGCGCGTCATCGCACCATCTTCATCAACCTCACCCTTCGGCTTTACATCAACGAAGAACCTGCCGACGATGCCTTTACGCCCATCCGATACGGAGACGTGTCAGAAGCCGCCCAAGTCATCGTGGTCGGTGCAGGGCCCGGCGGACTCTTTGCCGCCCTCCGGCTCATCGAACTGGGACTGCGACCCATTGTCGTGGAGCGGGGAAAAGACGTG from the Prevotella sp. Rep29 genome contains:
- a CDS encoding MFS transporter, with the protein product MGMPFVVLNMVCALMYKGMGVSDTQIAFWTSLIMLPWTLKPLWSPFLEIYKTKKFFVVLTQVLSGVMFALVAMALHLPDFFVITIALLAVVAISGATHDIAADGTYMSVLSKDEQARWIGWQGAFYNIAKIAATGGLVYLAGVLKDMVGVTKSWMIVMLAIGILMIILGVYHYSMLPQDRQAVSKKRGLAETWHELWRVLTEFFKKKHIVYYIFFIILYRFAEGFVMKIVPLFLKAPRAEQGLGLTEQQIGLCYGTFGAAAFVLGSILAGYYIAHRGLQKSLFSLAVVFNLPFVAYTLLAIYQPESLWLIGSGIVIEYFGYGFGFVGLTLFMMQQIAPGEHQMSHYAFASGIMNLGVMLPGMMSGAISDWLGYKMFFVFVLFCTIPALLITWFVPFTYSDNKNITEK
- a CDS encoding glycoside hydrolase family 130 protein, yielding MSNLKIQGQPLPNMPWEERPADCKNVMWRYSKNPIIPRDLLATSNSIFNSAVVPFKDGYAGVFRCDDTNRRMTLHAGFSKNGIDWKINEETIRFECDIEGVKEWVYGYDPRVCFIDDRYYVTWCNGYHGPTIGVAWTFDFETFHQVENAFLPYNRNGVMFPRKINGNFAMLSRPSDTGHTPFGDIFYSESPDLEFWGRHRHVMSPAPFEVSAWQCMKIGAGSIPIETSEGWLMFYHGVLRSCNGYVYAFGSALLDLEKPWIATHRSGPYLISPQTPYECMGDVPNVCFPCAALHDPETDRVAVYYGCADTVTSLAFGRISEIVAFTKRTSII